Proteins encoded by one window of Arachis ipaensis cultivar K30076 chromosome B04, Araip1.1, whole genome shotgun sequence:
- the LOC107637359 gene encoding protein MAIN-LIKE 1-like has translation MGDDPARLYRLDGVAHIAGVINDEPQRCIRSMRRQQGMPLDERYVPYLQMARLYHLARLNDRWFRLDEPLVSAFVKRWRPETHIFHIPFGECTLTLQDVAYQLGLAVDGRYVSGCLTEFHLYIEGGRPAWVWFEELLGVVPPPSQVQKFAVNCTWFQETVRRFARAYIMMLLGTQLFADKSGNRIHIRWLPYAARLEEMGSYSWGSAALAWLYWCMCRVANRHVVKLAGPLQLLQSWIFWRFPRFRPAGYDTCSWPLASRWSGYSPSYSEKSPRVQSTRLRIDMLQPRDVSVVPVTFI, from the exons atgggggacgatcctGCAAGGCTGTACCGGTTGGACGGGgttgctcatatagccggggtcatcaacgacgag CCAcagcgatgcatcaggagcatgcggcggcaaCAAGGCATGCCACTCGATGAGCGTTATGTTCCCTACTTGCAGATGGCCAGGTTATACCATCTGGCTaggctgaacgatagatggttccggttAGACGAGCCTCTTGTCAGCGCCTTCGTCAAGCGGTGGCGTCCTGAGACGCACATCTTCCATATACCCTTCGGAGAGTGCACGCTCACGCTtcaggacgtggcgtaccagtTGGGGTTGGCAGTGGACGGGCGTTATGTCAGCGGTTGCCTTACAGAGTTCCATTTGTATATCGAGGGTGGACGTCCAGCTTGGGTGTGGTTCGAGGAGTTGCTTGGAGTGGTTCCTCCTCCGAGCCAGGTTCAGAAGTTCGCAGTAAACTGCACCTGGTTCCAGGAGACTGTGCGGCGCTTTGCTcgtgcctatatcatgatgttgttgggcactcAGCTAtttgccgacaagtccggcaacCGCATTCATATCAGATGGCTTCCCTACGCAGctaggcttgaggagatgggtTCCTACAGTTGGGGGTCTGCAGCATTGGCATGGTTGTACTGGTGCATGTGTCGAGTGGCAAACAGACATGTGGTGAAGTTAGCGGGCCCACTTCAGCTACTTCAGTCCTGGATCTTCTGGCGCTTTCCCAGGTTTAGGCCTGCTGGGTATGATACGTGCAGCTGGCCTTTGGCATCGAG ATGGTCAGGTTACAGCCCTTCCTACAGCGAGAAGAGTCCTAGAGTGCAGAGCACGAGACTGAGGATAGACATGTTACAGCCCAGGGATGTGAGTGTTGTTCCGGTTACTTTTATTTGA
- the LOC107637360 gene encoding putative methylesterase 11, chloroplastic, translating into MVGIKVDDLETNHFVLVHGGGFGAWCWYKTIALLEEAGYKVSAIDLTGSGVHSFDTNNIKSLSQYVKPLTDFVEKLPEGEKVILAGHDFGGHEGSDDLMQQAQIFLYANGNDHPPTAFEDDMLDFVSIEEFFLSELVITIREEIPEIQN; encoded by the exons ATGGTG GGTATAAAGGTTGATGATCTTGAGACGAATCATTTTGTTCTTGTTCATGGAGGTGGTTTTGGTGCTTGGTGTTGGTACAAAACTATAGCACTTCTAGAAGAAGCTGGTTATAAAGTATCCGCCATAGATTTAACCGGTTCTGGAGTTCATTCATTTGATACAAACAACATAAAGAGTCTCTCACAATATGTGAAGCCACTTACTGACTTTGTTGAAAAACTTCCTGAAGGAGAAAAG GTAATCTTGGCTGGACATGATTTCGGCGGGCAT GAAGGTTCAGATGATCTTATGCAACAAGCACAAATTTTTCTGTATGCAAATGGGAATGATCATCCTCCCACTGCTTTCGAAGACGACATGTTAGACTTTGTGTCTATAGAAGAATTTTTCCTATCAGAATTAGTCATAACAATAAGGGAGGAGATAcctgaaatacaaaattaa